The Malus domestica chromosome 10, GDT2T_hap1 genome contains a region encoding:
- the LOC103430142 gene encoding uncharacterized protein, with product MAATTGLISSTFFSGETSSFVILPFSSSSSSLRFAPANLRMVRIPTLATASKPATTPREPRGIMKPRKVSPEMQALVGAPEISRTQALKQIWAHIKQNNLQDPQNKRIIVCDEKLKQIFAGKDRVGFLEVAGLITPHFL from the exons ATGGCGGCGACCACAGGCCTCATCTCCTCCACCTTCTTCTCCGGCGAGACGTCGTCATTCGTCATCCTTCCTTTCTCCTCCTCGTCCTCCTCCCTCAGGTTCGCCCCCGCTAACCTGCGCATGGTGCGCATCCCAACCCTTGCCACTGCCTCGAAGCCGGCCACCACCCCCCGCGAGCCCCGCGGCATCATGAAGCCACGCAAAGTCTCGCCCGAGATGCAAGCCCTTGTGGGTGCCCCTGAGATTTCTCGCACCCAAGCTCTGAAGCAGATTTGGGCCCACATTAAGCAGAACAATCTTCAG GACCCCCAAAACAAGAGGATCATAGTCTGTGATGAGAAGCTGAAGCAGATCTTTGCCGGGAAGGACCGTGTTGGATTTCTTGAGGTTGCTGGATTGATCACCCCCCATTTCCTTTGA
- the LOC103423068 gene encoding putative glycine-rich cell wall structural protein 1, with protein MGNGGDGSINGGVCYSANNRVWWLACRGNNGDSGNGDGNGIVGGGSCDDNNGGVRLMVLVANGVNIDGGSSSGNGSGSGGCGCGSGYGECGCGGADGDDFNGDNGGGGIK; from the exons ATGGGCAATGGTGGTGATGGCAGCATCAATGGTGGGGTATGTTACAGTGCCAACAATAGGGTGTGGTGGCTGGCGTGTAGAGGTAACAATGGTGACAGCGGCAACGGTGATGGTAATGGCATTGTTGGCGGTGGCAGTTGTGATGATAATAATGGTGGTGTAAGACTAATGGTTCTAGTTGCAAATGGTGTCAACATTGATGGTGGGAGCAGTAGTGGTAATGGAAGCGGTAGTGGTGGG TGTGGTTGTGGTAGTGGTTATGGTGAGTGTGGTTGTGGTGGTGCTGATGGTGATGATTTTAATGGTGATAATGGCGGCGGTGGTATAAAGTAG